The stretch of DNA CTGCCAATATGCAAGCTGTTCACGGTGTTGTTGCAACTTGCAACGCGAGTTGTATTTACAACACAGTTTGTGCAAAGTGCGCCGAATCCATCTATCTATGGCTATGGCTGCTGAGAATTGAAATCTTACAGCCTGAGATATTAGTAGAAGGAAAAAAAACCGTTCTTTTTAGCAACCTGAAATTATGTACTTCACCATCTTTATTGCCCACACCACCAGTGTCCTGAGAGCTTGCATTGTACATGAACCTGCCTGTGCTGGGCCCGAACATTTAAAACTATGTTGGCACATCCATATCTTTGtaccttattattattattattagcaTCTCCAATGCAAGTACATTGAGTTTTCTCTTTTACACGCGTGATTCTTGCTTGATCTTGATGTGTCGCAATTATATCAAGATGCTTAGGACTTTGCTGGCCGCAAAGGCCATATCTTCTGCGGAGTGTTTGATGGCCATGGCCCTCATGGCCGGGAAGTCGCTCGCCATGTCCGCGACACCCTTCCAGTGAAACTAGCCTCGGTTTTGAAACCGAAAACTGGGGATGAAGATTCCGCAAGCGATTCTTTGAAGCATAAACCTGAAGAAGATGACTCAAGCAACAATTTGAAGCTCAAACCTGGAGAAGCTGACTCAAGCAATAATTTGAAGCTCAAACCAGAAGAAGATGATTCAAGCAATAGTTTGAAGCTCAGAACTGAAGAAGATCACTCAAGCAATGGTTCGAAGCTCAGAACTGAAGAAGATCCCTCAAGCAACACGGATTTGGATTCCTTTGACAAGTCAGATAGCAGCTCGTCCAGTGATGATACAAGTGATGAGAGCCAGCTGTTGTCCACTTGGAAGAACATATTTGTGAAGGCATTTGAGCAGGTGGACGAGGAGCTGAGGCAACATTCAGGAATTGACTGCATTTGTAGCGGCACAACTGCAGTTGCTGCTGTTAGACAGGTACTAATTCTGAACTGTAACTACTAGCTGAGCTGGAAATCCTTGTTTCAGTGATTTGGATTCCTTGGCAAGTCAGATAGTGGCCCAGTGTTTTACTTGTACTGTAACTACTAGCTGCATTGGAAATCATGTTTAAGTTGTAGATACAAATACTGAAAACTACACCTTAAAGGTTAATCCAACATATGTAAACCTTACAAATCACTTATTCTGTTGCCCAATTGGCCTTCATATGCATATACAGGGTGACCACTTGATCGTTGCCAATTTGGGAGATTCACGCGCTGTTCTTTGCACCCGGGACAGCAAGGACCGACTGATCCCCGTCCAGCTCACCACTGACTTGAAGCCCGATCTTCCAAGTGAGTATCCAAACTTCTCATTTCATGGTAATCggtgcatgcacatgaatacaTATTGACTGAATTTTGCATTACTGTGTACTTGCAACAGGCGAGCTCGCAAGGATTCTGAGCTGCAAGGGAAGAGTGTTCGCCATGGATGACGAACCAGACGTGCCTAGGATGTGGCTGCCGGATCAGGATGCGCCGGGCCTCGCCATGGCGAGGGCATTCGGGGACTTCTGCCTGAAGAACCATGGCCTTATCTGCACACCTGAAGTCTACTGCAGGAAACTGTCTGAGAAAGATGAGTTCTTGGTGCTTGCTACTGACGGGgtaatttttctttttttttaaaaaaaaatgaaaattaaTTTATTTGATTGGCAGTTTCAGATTCCTGTCACTTTCAGTCCAGGTTTCTTTAATCAGAAAGGCTTGCAGAATGATCTGGGTACAGAATATAGCATAAATCCCTTTCAGATAAGACCCACAAAAGAAACTGTTAACCAAAACCATACATGCACATCACTGTCGTCTATTTATTATTGCCATGATACATAGTTTTAGCTGATAATGATTTGTTTTTTCAAATCAAAATAGACAAAACTCTCAGATGATAATGGTTTTACGGTAGCATGAGAGAAGTCTGAATTTCGTTTTCTGCCCTGCCGAAACCTGTTGCAGATTTGGGACGTGCTGTCGAATAAGGAGGTGGTGAAGCTGGTGTCATCGTCGACCGACCCATCCAAGGCGGCGAGGCAGCTGATCGACCGGGCCGTCCGAGCGTGGCGGCGCAAGTACCCGACGTCCATGGTGGACGACTGCGCCGTCGTGTGCCTCTACCTGAACCGGCGAGCCTCTCCTGGTTCTGACGAGAGCCTCAGAGTCCCAGGCATAGGAGAGGACGTGAAGCCGCCGGCTGTGCCGTTCACGGGCAGCAGCTTCCGCAGGGCTCTAagtagcggcggcggcgaggcgtcGTCGGAGGAGGGGGCGACGGTGTGGAGAGCGCTGGAGGGGGTGGCGCGGGCCAACTCGGTGATCAGGCTGCCGCGGCTGGGGCGCGTGCTGAGCTGGCGGAGGCGGTCGAGTTCGCTGGACGAAGACGACGGCGAGGAGCGGGAGTGATCATCATCACCAATCCCTGGCCAAATTGAAGGGAGGCCATCGTTTTCATGGGCGGTACACGTAAATTCATCCGTGCATGGTCATGGACCGATGGACGCGAAGCAGCCAAATTGAAAAAGAATTCTAGGATTTGATTGGCGTAATGGCCCTGTCGCAATCAGGTTGTTGTTGAAATGGATGAGGTGATATGGACAAGAGTAGCCTCTGAATGGTTGTTCATACTTACGTTTGCGTTTGCTGTAACTGTAATTTGTTGGTGATATTAGTTTCTGACACCATATGAACAAGCATGATCGATCTTTGGACTTTGGAGTGGTTTCTCATCATTCTTAAAATTGAGGCTTAAGTAATAGTTCATGAACCAAAACGGCTATTCTGCATAAAATTTACTAATTTGGAGCCTCAATTCATTGCGTGATGGTAGGAAAGGGATGTTATACACATTCTAAAAAATGATGGAACATGAAATGGATGCATACATTTTAACCTTGGTATTTTGATAACAAAGAAGCACAATTACTGCTCGTGACATTAGATGAGCAAGTAACAACACTGATGGTTGATGTCGTGGtttggctttttttttttgggactGTGTCTTATACGCTGGTCTAGGGTCCAAAGATGGATAGGCGTTCGCTCATCGTAGTCTAATTTTCTCCCTCAAACTTCAAAATTAGATATTTTACTTCCTGAGTTTGAAAAAAATCATTTAAATTACCTTCTTGTCTTGGTTTGGAGTGGTTTTGAAGAtggttttatctttatttacttTTAAAAATTCGCTAAACACATTGAAAAAAGCTTTTAATCACAAAAAATATCTCCAAACTTTTAAAAATCCCTCCTAAAaagctaaatatagattataatACACCAAAACAAATTAAAATATTTAGATCTTGTGAAAATATATCTAAATGCttcaaaaaattgaatttaagtTTAGAGAACGGAAAAAACTAGAAAATTCCCAAATCGTTCTAAACAATATATAAGCGTgttttaaaaactaattacaataAAAAACATAATATACAACCAACAAAAATGCATAACATGAATGCATTCAACATTAATGTATGTTGTATTTATGCTAGTCGCATTTTATAGTTTTGCCATGCGGAATTTTAAAACACATTTATATATCGATTAGATTGATTTGAGATTTTTGTAATTTTTCTAGATTTTTTTCCATTTTCCTTGagttaaatttatttttttgaagCATCAAGAGATATTTTTATGAGCCctaaattttttatttaaatttggcGTATCCTAATCTGtctctagtattgttttttttttgagattttCAAAAGCATAGAGACATTTTCTATGGTTTAGAAACATTATTAAGTATTTATCAGTTTTTTAACTTTATTAGTATAAAAGGACAAAACCACTCCAAATGAGGACTTGGTTGGAGGTAGTGTGAGCGGTTTCAAGAGTTTAAAGAGGAGAATCAGATTACAACGACAGTTCTTGgagatataggccttgtttaggccttgtttagttccgaaaaaatttcggatttcgctactgtagcactttcgtttttatttgacaaatattgtccaatcatgaactaactaggatcaaaagatgcgtctcgcgatttacaaacaaacttgcaattagtttttgttttcgtctatatttaatgcttcatgcatgtgccgcaaaattcgatgtgacggggaatcttgaaaactttttggatttcggggtgaactaaacaaggccttagttcgcgAAAACAAAAGTTTTTATGTATTGTAGCACATTtgtaactatagcaattagtgtctaattatggactaattacgcttaaaagattcgtctcgtaaaatacatacaaactgtgcaattaattattttttaatctatatttaatgctctattcaTGTGTTTAATTATCTATATGatgggatgaaaattttttaggtgaaaactaaacagggccataATATAATAGATTGTTCCCATGTCAAATCTCAAGTATACTTGCCCTAATTAagttaaagaaaaataaatagggCCCAACTACATGAGCCAGATGTTTTTTTACAGAGGCCCATCTGAAAACTTTTGGCCCACGAGGCCTGGAGGCTGTCGTGCTCTTTTCTGGCCCGTCTGCGCGAGCGCGATGAGCCCTTGccgtagtcctcctcctctgccgCCTCCGGCCGGCGTGTCCATCTCCGATCTGCACAGGTTGATTTCAGCCCTTGCCGTTGCCGGCGATCTGCACAGGTTGATTTCAGCAGAAACAGTATAAATTTGAGACTGACTAATGTACCCAACATCAAGCTGCATCATCCCATACATAGGCTTAAAATTTACACATCTAAAAAATATTCAGTCCAATCCAATGTTTGCCTTCAACTGCGACGCCCCTGCATGTAATTCTTCTTTCAAATATTATTACAGTCTTCCTTATTTTCTATTTATGGACCAATATTTTGCTCCGTCTATTGTCCCTCTCATCCACAGCTAAAAATAGCCAAAATCaaacgctcctcctcctcctcctctgccatgcgTGAAGCATTGCCCTTCACTGTCTCACAGCCACACTGAAGAATTGATGCCCCTCCCCATGCAGAGCAACCATTCCCCAGAACACACAAGATCACAATCGATCGATCCAATTCCATTGCAAACAGCAGCaaccaatgcaatgcaatgcagcaATGGCGCAACCTAGGTTAGGTAGCCGACAGATCATCACTTAGCCAAGCGTCCAATTCTAGCAGAGAGCGAGATGACGGCGGTGGCGAACCTGTCGTCGGGGGCGCTGGAGTCGACGGTGAagccggtggcggcggcgtgcTACGACAACAACCTGGTGAACTCGCAGGGCATGTTCCTGGGCGACCAGCCGCTGCGCTTCTCCCTGCCGCTCCTCCTCGTGCAGGTCTCCGTCATCCTCGTCCTCTCCGCGGTCGCCAACCTCGTGCTCCGCCGGCTCGGCCAGTCGCGCTTCATCACCCACATGCTCGTCGGCATCTTGTTAGGCCCCACCGTGCTGGGCCGGAGCGCGTCCTTCCGCGACGTCCTCTTCTCCGAGCGCGGTACCTACATCCTCGAGAGCGTGTCCCTGGTGGCGctcatcctcttcctcttctccaTGGGCGTCAAGACCGACCTCAGCCTCCTCCGCCGCCCCAGCGGCCGCGCCGTCGCTGTCGGCATCATGGGCGCCGTCGTCCCGCTCGCCGTCACCCTGCCCGTCTTCCACGCGCTCCAGCCCACGCTTCCCGAGGACCTGCGGGGCTCTTCGCTCATCACCGAGCTCGCCGTCCgcctctccctctcctcctTCCCCGTCATCGCCGACGCGCTCTCCGACCTCGACCTCCTCAACACCGACCTCGGCCGCATCGCGCTCACGGCGTCGCTCATCACCGACGTCACCTCCTGGTTCATCCGCGCCTGCACCGCCGCGGTCATCCTCATCGGCGATGCAAGGTCGCCGGCCTTCACCGCCAAGATCCTCGCTTCCTTCGTCGCGTTCGTGCTCTTCGTCGGCTTCGTCGCGCGCCCCGTCGGCCGGTACATCGCGTACAAGCGCACCCCGACGGGGGCGCTCCTCTCCGAGGGCTCCTTCGTGGTGGTGGTCATCGCGGCGCTGCTGTCGGCGCTGGTGACGGACGCCATCGGGTTCAAGTACATGATCGGGCCCATGATGCTGGGGCTGGCGCTCCCCGGCGGCATGCCCATCGGCGCCACCATGACGGAGCGCCTCGACTCCTTCTT from Sorghum bicolor cultivar BTx623 chromosome 8, Sorghum_bicolor_NCBIv3, whole genome shotgun sequence encodes:
- the LOC8055509 gene encoding probable protein phosphatase 2C 73, with amino-acid sequence MGICCSKAAAGRELDDDQQGLGFPWMHDDLFHTHLWASAGVSVHTKQGWKGANQDAMTVSQDFAGRKGHIFCGVFDGHGPHGREVARHVRDTLPVKLASVLKPKTGDEDSASDSLKHKPEEDDSSNNLKLKPGEADSSNNLKLKPEEDDSSNSLKLRTEEDHSSNGSKLRTEEDPSSNTDLDSFDKSDSSSSSDDTSDESQLLSTWKNIFVKAFEQVDEELRQHSGIDCICSGTTAVAAVRQGDHLIVANLGDSRAVLCTRDSKDRLIPVQLTTDLKPDLPSELARILSCKGRVFAMDDEPDVPRMWLPDQDAPGLAMARAFGDFCLKNHGLICTPEVYCRKLSEKDEFLVLATDGIWDVLSNKEVVKLVSSSTDPSKAARQLIDRAVRAWRRKYPTSMVDDCAVVCLYLNRRASPGSDESLRVPGIGEDVKPPAVPFTGSSFRRALSSGGGEASSEEGATVWRALEGVARANSVIRLPRLGRVLSWRRRSSSLDEDDGEERE